The genomic region tccctcttgtgtatttaaggacccttgtgatggcatgggcccacctggataacccaggatagctgccccatctcaaggtccttataatcacatctgcaaagtcccttttgccatgtaagggaacagtcacaggttccagagagTAGGACATGGACATGTTTGGGGGAGGGGCTTATCCTGCCTGCCATGCATGCTACCCCTACGATAACTCTAGGAGATGCATGTTCTATCATTATCTTCACTTAACAGATAAGAGACTCAGGTAAGGTGGAAGGTCTGGACTAGCCCAGGTCATACAGCTaacaagtgacagagctgggattgaaaCCTAAGGTGGTCCAGCTCCAAAGCTTTCCCCTCTGAGGAGAAAGGCACGAGGCTGGCTAGAGTGGGAGAGGTCTGGAGGCCCGCCACTCTGGGATCTGGCAGACGGCAGTCCCCGGCTGGGTTTTAGAACATTAGGGAGTTTCCTGGGTAGGTGGTGCAGAGCACATTTCTGCCCTGGGTCCTCAGACCAGACACCTGGGTTCTAAGTCCAGCCCTGCCTCTAACTCCCTGGGACACCAGGGACACTAGGCAAATTCCTCcactcttcagtttcctcatctgaagatggtgggtggggagaggctgATCTCAAAATTACTCTCGGCCTGCACGTTCACAGGTTCTATGACTGGGGCCCTGTAGGTGACCTGGTGTTGGGGGCTCCCACGCCTTCCAGGAGAAACCTTACAAAATGACTCTGCAAACACCAACAAGCACACAGTACTGATTTACAGGATTTCCCTGGCTTTGTCCTCCAACCACCCCCATTCTCATCTTCATTTTACTgataggaaaccaaggctcagggagATTACATAACTGGCTCACAATCCTCCTCCAGGATTTTGCACACTGAAGGCAAAGATGAAATAAGAACCTAGGCTCCTGCCACTAGCAGTCCAGAGGTCTTTCCCTGACACCAGCCATCCCTAAGTGCTGGTGTCCATTCTCACCTGTGTGGGATCCAAAATCAATATGAacaatgctgggacttccctggtggtgcagtggttaagaatccgcctgccaacctaagtgtccacggacagatgaacggataaagaagatgtggcacatatatacaatggaatattgctcagccataaaaagaaacgaaattgagttatttgtagtgatgtggatggatctggagtccgtcctacagagtgaagtatgtcagaaagagaaaaacaaataccatatgctaacacatatatatggaatctaaaaaaaagaaaatggttctgaagaacctagggttaggaaaggaataaagacacagacgtagagaatggacttgaggacacggggagggggaagggtaagatgggacgaagtgagagagtggcattgacatatatatactaccaaatgtaaaacagacagctagtgggaagcagccacatagcacagggagatcagctcggtgctttgtgtccacctagaggggtggggtagggagggtgggagggagacgcaagagggaggggatatggggatatatgtatacgtatagctgactctgttatacaacagaaactaacacaccattgtaaagcaattatactccaataaagatgttaaaaataaaataaaataaattaaattaaattaaaaggaaaaaaaaaagaatccacctgccaatgcaggggacatgggtttgagccctggtccgggaagatcccacatgccgcagagcaactaagtccgtgtgccacaactactgagcctgcactctagagcccacgagccacaactactgagcccgcgcaccacaactactgaagcccgtgcgcctagagcccatgctccacaacaagagaagccactgcaatgagaagcccgcgcaccacaacgaagagtggcccagctcgccgcaactagagaaagcccatgcgcagcaacgaagacccaatgcagccaaaaattaattaattaattaattaaaaatattaacaatgcaAAGATCTATGTATCCCATTTAAGCAACTGTCCTTTATTCTGAGGTTATgctctttttggttctttttttttttttttgaatttctgaattttattttatttatttttttatacagcaggttcttattagttacccattttatacatattagtgtatacatgtcaatcccaatctcccagttcatcccaccagaTGGTAGGGTTTGGGCCAGGTGGGGCGCAGCGGTGGGTAAGATTTTTAAcatgacaaaatgaaaagtgggCAGCTCCGTGTTGGTCTTTAGAATTTGTTTGGAAATGTTAGAGGTCTCTGACATCTCAGAGTCTGGGAGCCACTGAGCACTGTCCTGTCTCTCTCCCCAGGCAGCATCCTAGCACGGGGCTCCCTTAGCTTTTGGATCTGGGAGGTCTGCAAGGGCCTGGAGAGGGGGGACGACGAGAGATGCGACAGCATTGGTGGGAGCACCGTCTGCTGCCTTTgtgaggcaggggcagggtggAGTGAGAGAATCTCCCTGGAATGCGAGGGGACAGTGGGGGAGGACACCGCCTGAGTGGAGGAGTCCCAGCCATCGCTGGCAGCTCAtgtgtttttcttccttcctcccattcGCCTGCTGCACTGGCACAATGGACAGTGGCCGGCACACAGCCCCGACCGAGGAGAAGGGGCTGGGTGCAGCTGACCCAGACCCTGGGGACCCGCACGCCTGCacccactccctcccacccctgcctgaACCCTTGATCCCTGGCCCTGCAGCCCTCACAGTTTCCTGTTTGCCTGCTCTATTTGCCCGGCCCCAGGGACAGAGCTGATCCTTGAACTCTGAGTTCCACATCGCCAGGACCAGTGAGCGGCGGCAAGGCCTGGGCTGGCCTTATCAGCCTCCCAGCCCATCCCCTGCCTGGTCACATAAATAGGCTGGGGGAGAGCTGGCTGTTCAGAGACTGCTGACCATTGAGGTAAGTGCTGCTACCTGCTTCCCCCAGCTCTAGGCAtttgaggctcaggctttgggaTCCTGGTTCCAGCCTCTGCCCCATGCTGGGGCTCTGGACACCTGGCCCTCTCCTACCCTGtgccccgcctcctcctcctgggcTACAGTAAGATGGGGTGCGCGGGCTCCTTCAAGCCCCATTCAGCCGGGCCCGTCTTCTCCTCCAGGTCACCCACGTCCCTTCAAGATGAAAGCCGTGGTGCTGACCTTGGCTGTGCTCTTCCTCACCGGTAGGTGCCCCCAACCTAGGGAGCTGACCATCGGGGGGCGACTTCTCTCTGAACCACTGTGGTCCACCCTCCTGGGCACAGGGAGCAGaatttctccctcactcccttctcCCCTACCTAGCATTTCAGCTCAGATCCCGGCCCAGAGCTGGCCTGATCTGggtctcccctcccacctccagggAGCCAGGCTCGGCATTTCTGGCAGCAAGATGACCCCCAGTCATCCTGGGATCGGGTGAAGGATTTTGCCACCGTGTACGTGGATGCAATCAAAGACAGTGGCAGAGACTATGTGTCCCAATTTGAAGCCTCCGCTTTGGGAAAACATCTCAAGTAAGGAcccagcctggggcctggggcaggggtagGGGGTGCCGGTGCTAGGGGTGGAGAGGCCTGTGGGAAGAAGCAGCCAGACTGGCCGAATCCCCACCTGCTATTTGATGGGCCCCATAGAAGACCTGGATGGAAGACAGAAGTGGGATCCCCACACAGGGTCACAGCCCCCTAGCAGGGGGCAGACCAGTGCTGCCGGGTCAGTATTCACGGCACCGCTCTCTGCCTGCAGGTGCAACAAGCCCCTTCCTGTTCTTAACGCCCTTCTTAACTCCCCCCTTGGCTCCGGCCAGCAACAGGATGGCTGTCTTCAGAGAGGAAAATGGGCTGGAAGGGTGGAGACTAGGTCCTTAAAAGGCCCGGCTTCGGGGACAGACAGGACTGGGTACCAAAACCGGCTCTGTCTCTTTCTAGCTCCTCTGTCCATCTGGTCAGTGGGATGCagtgggagtggggctgggggggggggtgcggagATCATGGATGGGGGAAGCCAGGCTGAGGGTCTGCCCCCAGCTACCGCACCTTCAGGGACAGGTATGTCCAGGTGTCACCCCAGGTAAGCGGGGGCGCTGGGCTGCAGCTCCGGGGGTTGCCGGGGTGCCTGGGAGGCATCCCCTgagccctcctctctctcccccgtCAGCCTGAAACTCCTGGACAACTGGGACAGCCTGACCAGCACGTTTGCCAAAGTGCGCGAACAGCTGGGCCCGGTGACCCGGGAGTTCTGGGACAACCTGGAAAAGGAGACAGAGTCGCTGAGGCAGGAGATGAACAAGGACCTGGAGGAGGTGAAGCAGAAGGTGCAGCCCTACCTGGACGAATTCCAGAAGAAGTGGCAGGAGGAGCTGCAGATCTACCGCCAGAAGGTGGCGCCGCTGGGCGACGAGTTGCGTGAGGGCGCGCGCCAGAAGGTTCAGGAGCTGCAGGACAAGCTGACCCCGCTGGCCGAGGAGATGCGCGACCGCGCGCGCGCCCACGTGGAGACCCTGCGGCAGCAGCTGGCGCCTTTCAGTGACGACCTGCGCCAGCGCATGGCCGCCCGCTTCGAGATGCTCAAGGAGGGCGGCGGCAGCCTGGTCGAGTACCACGCCAAGGCCAGCGAGCAGCTGAAAGCGCTGGGCGAGAAGGCCAAGCCCGCGCTGGAGGACCTCCGCCAGGGCCTGCTGCCTGTGCTGGAGAACCTCAAGGTCAGCATCCTGGCCGCCATCGACGAGGCCTCCAAGAAGCTGAATGCCCAGTGAGATGCCTTGGGCTCCCCTCGCCATCAGTTCAGTTTCTTAGAATAAACATTTTCGGAGCGGGACGGGTGTGAtgggttgtatgtttttttgaAGCTTCGATGatgatttttaaacaataaagagTTCTCCAAAAGCCAAGAAATTCTCTTTGGGGAGAATGAGGTTGGAGGAGTGGGGGGAGTGACGCTGGAGGGGACTCCAGGGGGGCGTGGCCAGAGGGCAGGGACACCTGTTGATTTCCCAGTGGAGTCATCAGCTCTGAACTGGGGCCTCTCAGGGCCTTAATGCTGGAGGGCCTGCTTGGCCGGGGGGCTCAAGAGTGGggacagaaaggaaataatagaggACCAGGCAAAGCGACAGATAATCCAACGCAAGGGGCCCTGAAAGGGCCTCAAGCAAGAAGTAGTGGCTTTGCTGGGAGAAGTGGGTTCCCTGTCCCCAGCGTTTCCCGTGGGCAGAGGACAGgagcctcccccagccctcctaCTCTAGGGCAGGTGAGGCGGACAGATTGCAAGGAGCCACTGGAACTTGAAGGATTTGGGCAGGTTCAGATGAAGGGCTTGGCACTTGCTCCTTCATCATTTATTAATGCAAAAAAATACTTTAACAAACAcgtcccttttcctttttcacaaGGGCCTCGTGCCATTCCTCACACTCCCACCCTGCCTGGAAACAGCCGCCGTTTCCTCGGGCTCAGCTGTGCCAGCCCCATCCCTGGGGCTCCAGCCCTGCCAGCCCCTCTTTTTCTGGCCTGAGTCAGAAAAATCATCACCACCTCTTGCAGGTAACTAGCACATTTTAAGCTCCAAAGTGTTTTCATATCTATCATCTTACTGCATCCTTCCCCAGATCCTGGGTAGACTGCCATGAAATCGATGGTATGGATGCGGAAGCTGGAGCTTGGAGATGTGAAGTCACTTCCGGGGTTGAAGAGCAGGGTGGTCTAGATTGCCCCTTTTAGACCTACGTGCTCCTGAGCACccatgattattaaaaaaaaaaaaaaaaaagtttgtggcCAGGCATTCAAGTTCATATGGACTTGAGTGTTTACAGCCGGCCCCTCTTCACACTCAGGTATGCACACCCCCATGTGCATGCTTGTGGCTTCACAGACCTGCAAAGATCTGGGCAGTGCATTCGCGgagccttcccttccctctcccctcaggGCCTTTTGCCCTGGTGCTGGAAAATCTACCCTTCCTCTACCTCCAGTGTATCTTAACAGCTCTTGGGTAAAGGAGTGGGCTTTTTTAGTTCCTAACCATCCTGAGCTACAATAGGTGTCAAGCCCAGATTTGGGTGAGAACATTTTCCAGGTGTGGGTGCTGGGATCCCTGGCCAAGTTGGGCCCAAAGAGAAGCCCAGGTGGACTTCCAAAGAGAGAGCAGACGTCTCCCAGTGGGGCTGGATGTCCTGATGCCACCAAGATCTGTCAAGGAGCCTTTGACACCTGGCATGGGAGTAACGaagcctttttctgtgtcagctGAGCAGAATGTGGACAGCTGTCCTGGGCCTGAGGTCCAGCTCTGCTGTTTGCTGACTCAGTGACATTGGGCACGTGccttcacctttctgagcctcagtcttgtCATTGGAAGAGTGGGGGGCTGCTCAAGTAGTCTGTGGTTCTGGACCCCTCTGACGTGAACATCTGTTGGGTAGTGGGGACGCAAGGGGCGCAGCCTGTGTTGGGTGACCTTGGGTTCCTCCTTAGTTCCCAGGACACTGGCCCCCCCCACTCCAATCCTGGTCCCAAGGGGACAATCAGCTCAGCCTGTAGTGACAATGGCAGCCATTTACCAGGTGCCTTTGATGTCCCAGGTGCTGTGCAGTGTctcctttccttcattcattctcaACAAACCTACAGTGGATGGGGTATCATtgtacccactttacagataagagaCTGAGGCTGATATGAAGTGATGGAGCCAAGACTAGAGCCCAGATGTATCTTACTTTAACTACTACCCCTCGGCCTCCTTCCCTCAAGTGTGGTTGAGAGGGCCAGGTGGCCTGGGAGGGGCAAGTCAACTCCAGAATTTTGATGGACACACAGAGTCTCAATTCTGATGATGACATAAAATGCCAggcgcagggcctggcacagagcacacactcaaGACATGTTACACAGCACTTGACAGTTTATCAAAGTCTTGCCAAACCTAGCATCTCCTTTGCTCCTCCACGCAAACCTGTGGAGGCAGGCAGGGTAGGTAGGGTCACTCCTACCTTACCCCACGCAGCTGCTAAGAGGTGGGTGGGACACCAGCCCCAGGCTTGCCTGAGTGGGAGTCAGTCCTGAGCCCACCCACGGAAGAGCCCCGGCCCATTCCCGCGCCCAAACATACATGGCACGCGTGGGACATCCCACTCATGGCAGCTTCTTGTCCAGCTTTATTGGAAGGACAGCACACCCTGGGGGTGgaccaggtctggggtggggtgggagggcactGAGAATGTTGTCCCTTTCAAGCAACCTTTGGGGGCAGCCCTGGGAGGCTGCAGGACCCAAGGAGCTGGCAGGATGGATGGGCAGGTGGACTTGGGGTACTGAGATCTCAGGCGACCTCAGGTGAAGGCGGTGTGTGGTTCGGGGCAGAATCCCAGAATTCAGAGAACTTGCCCTTGAACGTGCTCCAGTAGTCTTTCAGGGAGCTGAAGCTGTCGGTCACCCAGCCTCTGGGGGTCAAATCAGTGAGGGGAACAAACAGGGTGGGGATGAGAGCCGGTCTCTAGGCAGTGGCAACCATGGGGCTCCCACCATATCCCCACTGCCTCTCCCACCACCTTCTCAACTCCACCCAGCAATGCCCCAAGACCTCAGGCAGGAACCCTCTACAGCTGCCAACCCAGGAAAAGACGCCAAAGGTGATGATGGGACCCCCAGCACAAGCCAAATCCGAGTTTCTCCAGGTGGGGGCAGACCTTTGTGCCACGTGGGTCTGAAGCAAGCTGGAGAGGAGTGATTGAGTGGGGAGATGTGTAAGGTCAGGACTGCCGTTCTAGTCTAGGCAAATGAGGCCCCCTAGAATTGTACATCCCCGTGGCTCTGAGTGGGGCAGGGCCGAGGGAAGCCGTCTCTCATTTAGAAAATCGTCAGAGGGTTGATTAGCTACCTGAAATGCGGCAGGTCACTTGGTTAagtgagccttggttttctcatctgcagaatggggaaaataatacctACTCCACCGCGGGTTCTGAGGACTAAAAATGTTTGTGAACGCCTCTGCTATGGAAATGCCGGCCAATGCGGGTGAAGTGGAGGctgggaagggggctggggagagcagaggactagtgggcaggggcagggtgggaggggaagggccGACTTCTGGTCACACGGGCCCCAGGGCTTGGAACAaggcagaaacacacacacacacacacacacacacacacacacaccgggcTGAAATTGGGTCGGGTGGAGCCAAACCTAGAGCCAAActatcagaaaaggaaaa from Eubalaena glacialis isolate mEubGla1 chromosome 10, mEubGla1.1.hap2.+ XY, whole genome shotgun sequence harbors:
- the APOA1 gene encoding apolipoprotein A-I, producing MKAVVLTLAVLFLTGSQARHFWQQDDPQSSWDRVKDFATVYVDAIKDSGRDYVSQFEASALGKHLNLKLLDNWDSLTSTFAKVREQLGPVTREFWDNLEKETESLRQEMNKDLEEVKQKVQPYLDEFQKKWQEELQIYRQKVAPLGDELREGARQKVQELQDKLTPLAEEMRDRARAHVETLRQQLAPFSDDLRQRMAARFEMLKEGGGSLVEYHAKASEQLKALGEKAKPALEDLRQGLLPVLENLKVSILAAIDEASKKLNAQ